One window of the Bombyx mori chromosome 20, ASM3026992v2 genome contains the following:
- the LOC101744823 gene encoding silk gland derived serine protease isoform X1, producing MCLQLVLVVLALNGVLSQSPGCDFAQNIAVGTTVDISSPGYPGSYSPGIQCRWITICPVGYNCQIDCPIISIPQSSSCTDRLLLSRTGDPQLNGAEVYCGRGTLSATSVGQRLSLGLIASSLSTGGYFRCRVYPVASVPSPAPCRCGERKQTRIVGGEEAKINEFRMMVGLVDISIRQIKCGGALISNRHVLTAAHCIANQRTDNIGVIVGEHDVSIGTESAAQGYVVQRFIIHPLFTASNYDYDVAIVETAKEITFSDIVGPACLPFKFVNTNFTGLKVTILGWGTLFPGGPTSNVLRKVDLDIISQSTCRSYESTLTDRQMCTFTPGKDACQDDSGGPLLYTDPSTGLFFNLGIVSYGRFCASNSPGINMRVTAVLDWIVSSTQYNFCRK from the exons GCCCGGGATGCGACTTTGCGCAAAAT ATTGCCGTCGGAACTACGGTGGATATAAGCAGTCCGGGCTACCCTGGCAGCTACAGTCCCGGTATTCAATGTAGATGGATAACGATATGTCCCGTTGGATACAATTGTCAAATAGATTGCCCCATAATATCCATACCCCAA AGTTCTTCTTGCACAGATCGACTATTGCTCTCAAGGACGGGTGACCCCCAATTGAATGGCGCTGAAGTCTACTGCGGGAGAGGAACCTTATCTGCAACTTCTGTTGGCCAAAGACTTAGTTTGG GGTTGATAGCTTCAAGCTTAAGTACAGGCGGATACTTCAGGTGTCGCGTATACCCGGTGGCATCAGTTCCTAGTCCAGCACCTTGCAGATGCGGGGAAAGGAAGCAG ACCCGCATTGTGGGGGGTGAAGAGGCGAAAATCAATGAATTCCGAATGATGGTCGGCTTAGTTGATATCAGCATCAGGCAAATTAAATGCGGAGGTGCTTTGATCTCTAATAGGCATGTACTGACCGCAGCCCATTGTATTGCCAACCAAAGAACGGATAACATAGGAGTTATAGTTGGAGAACACGATGTTTCCATCG GCACAGAATCGGCAGCTCAGGGTTACGTAGTACAAAGGTTTATTATACATCCATTATTTACTGC TTCCAATTATGACTACGACGTGGCCATAGTGGAAACAGCAAAGGAAATAACGTTCAGCGATATAGTGGGACCGGCTTGTCTACCGTTCAAGTTCGTCAATACCAATTTCACTGGTTTAAAAGTTACCATTCTTG GTTGGGGAACGTTATTCCCGGGAGGCCCAACGTCTAATGTTCTCCGTAAGGTAGACCTGGACATCATCAGCCAGAGCACCTGTAGGAGTTACGAGTCGACACTAACGGACAGACAGATGTGCACATTCACTCCTGGGAAGGACGCGTGTCAA GACGACTCCGGTGGCCCTCTGCTCTATACAGACCCTAGTACCGGATTGTTCTTCAACCTGGGCATCGTGAGTTACGGTCGTTTCTGTGCATCAAACAGTCCGGGCATCAACATGAGAGTCACCGCAGTACTGGACTGGATCGTCTCGTCCACGCAATATAACTTCTGCAGGAAATAA